The Triticum aestivum cultivar Chinese Spring chromosome 3A, IWGSC CS RefSeq v2.1, whole genome shotgun sequence genome includes a region encoding these proteins:
- the LOC123063305 gene encoding uncharacterized protein produces the protein MAAVAGAGGGDEMLLRRSRRRLPLADLTNLSSATSAITRLKRNPQHRTSPASSASSIGSSTVPRIPTPPPPAALSVSTTKGKDKSTRELQSSNTHLNKIQKISKPKVKTGGVLPGTSSPPSKNTRKITRKEQPRTESLISPLYASSKTKAKTSGDVLPGASTPPSKKIMKVTREEQPRTEPLISPLYASSKTGLKTGDELPGASLPPRKKTSKVTGSSGKEQLQMEEMSCDESLVPSEDFIKERRAYFAEIDAFELVEEFVSSGSDAE, from the exons atggccgccgtcgccggagccggaggaggcgacGAGATGCTGCTGCGGCGCTCGCGCCGGCGGCTGCCCCTCGCCGACCTCACGAACctctcctccgccacctccgccatcACCCGCCTGAAGCGCAATCCCCAGCACCGCACGAGCCCCGCCAGCAGCGCCAGCAGCATTGGCTCCTCCACCGTTCCCCGCATCCCCACGCCTCCTCCGCCCGCGGCCCTCTCCG TTTCTACGACTAAGGGCAAGGATAAATCCACAAGGGAGCTTCAAAGTTCCAATACTCATCTAAACAAGATTCAAAAGATCAG TAAACCTAAGGTGAAGACTGGAGGCGTGCTACCTGGGACGTCATCTCCTCCTAGCAAAAACACAAGGAAG ATAACAAGGAAAGAGCAGCCGCGCACAGAGTCTTTGATCTCCCCCTTGTATGCCTCTAGTAAAACAAAGGCGAAGACTAGTGGAGACGTGCTGCCTGGGGCATCAACACCTCCCAGCAAAAAGATAATGAAG GTAACAAGGGAAGAGCAGCCGCGCACAGAGCCTTTGATCTCCCCCTTGTATGCCTCCAGTAAAACAGGGCTGAAGACTGGAGACGAGCTGCCTGGGGCATCTTTGCCTCCCAGAAAAAAGACAAGCAAG GTAACAGGCAGCAGCGGGAAAGAGCAGCTGCAGATGGAGGAGATGAGTTGCGATGAGTCCCTGGTACCGAGCGAGGATTTCATCAAGGAGCGGAGGGCCTACTTCGCGGAGATCGATGCATTTGAGCTGGTAGAGGAGTTTGTTTCATCTGGAAGCGACGCAGAGTAG
- the LOC123059216 gene encoding putative glutaredoxin-C2, protein MAERVTAIASQGTVVIFGASCCCMSHTMTRLFAELGVSSTVHELDKDPQREDLERALAGMVGQSPAVPAVFIRGALVGGTRQVMQLHLGGHLVPLLRQAGALWS, encoded by the coding sequence ATGGCGGAGAGGGTGACCGCGATTGCGTCGCAGGGCACAGTGGTGATCTTTGGGGCGAGCTGCTGCTGCATGTCCCACACCATGACGAGGCTCTTTGCGGAGCTGGGTGTTAGCTCTACGGTGCACGAGCTGGACAAGGACCCCCAGAGGGAGGACCTGGAGAGGGCGCTCGCTGGCATGGTGGGCCAGAGCCCGGCGGTGCCGGCAGTATTCATCCGTGGCGCGCTTGTCGGTGGCACCAGGCaggtcatgcagctgcatctcggCGGCCATCTCGTGCCGCTGCTCCGCCAAGCTGGTGCCCTGTGGTCCTGA